In Planococcus versutus, the DNA window TATAGATGTAGCGGCAAAAAAAGGCTATGAAATTCAAGAAGGTGTTTTCACAAGGCATGATGTTTATGTCGCAGATGAAGTGTTCTTAACTGGTACAGCTGTTGAAGTAATTTCCGTGATTAAAGTCGATGGTCGTGTAATAGGTGAAGGAAAGCCAGGTTCTGTCACAACTGATTTACTGGAATCCTTTAGGGAACTTGTTCAAAACGATGGTGTTAAAGTTTATGCAGATCATTTAAATGTAGTGTAAGAAAACGGAATATTAGTTTAACTCAATGACGAGGTTAAAGTAAATGAAAATTGTATTCACAGAGAGCCGGTACAGGTGGAAGCCGGTAATACAACCATTTGCGACATCCCCTCCGAGTGGATTGCTGAAAAGCGTAAGCTGTTTAGGTAGTCCCGGTAACTTGCAAGTTAAAAGTTATCGTTATCAACGGATAAGCATTGCTTGTCCACGAGGCTGCGGTTGCGCAGTAAAATAGGGTGGTACCATGAAACTTTTTCATCCCTATGCAAAGAACAAGTTTCTTTGTGTAGGGATGAAAAAGTTTTTTTATTTTATAAGAAACTTAGAAAAGGAGGCGGAAAGATTGGGAGTAAACGTACAGGTTAGAGAAGAAGTAAAGCAGCAATTAACAGGTAGTGGTGCAGATGTGTTGATTCAATCCTTGAAAAATCAAGGCGTAGAAATGATTTTTGGGTATCCCGGAGGCGCGGTGCTACCAATTTATGACGCCTTACACAGAAATCCAATACGCCACATCTTTGCAAGACATGAACAAGGCGCAATTCACGCAGCTGAAGGCTATGCGAGAGTAACTGGAAAAGCGGGTGTTGTACTTGCTACGTCTGGACCAGGTGCCACAAACTTAGTAACTGGAATAGCCGATGCCATGTTGGATTCCTTACCGTTAGTCATTTTCACAGGACAAGTTGCTACATCAGTGATTGGGACAGACGCTTTCCAAGAAGCAGATATCGTTGGAATTACACAACCAATCACGAAGCACAACTACCAAGTGAAAAAAGTATCGGATTTACCGCGAATCGTAAAAGAAGCATTTTACATCGCTTCAACTGGACGTCCCGGACCAGTGCTAGTAGACATTCCAAAAAATATAGCTGCTGAATTTTTTTTATCCAACAACGCAGACGAAGCGATTAATTTGCCAGGGTACCAACCAACTTTACAACCAAATTATTTACAGATTCAAAAAGCCGCACAACTACTATCACAGGCAAAAAAGCCGTTAATCCTAGCAGGTGCTGGTGTACTTGCAGCAAAAGCAACAACAGAGCTTAAAGCATTTTCAGAACAACACCAAATTCCAATTACTAATACTTTACTAGGGTTAGGGAGTATTGCAGGCGAACATAAATTATTTTTAGGAATGGCTGGAATGCATGGGACTTACACGGCCAATACAGCAATTTGTGATTGCGACGTGCTACTAAATGTGGGAGCTCGATTTGATGACCGGTTGACTGGAAATCTTGCTCACTTTGCACCAAATGCTCAAGTGATTCATATAGATATCGATCCAGCAGAAATCGGAAAAAATGTTCCGACAGCGATTCCGATTGTATCGGATGCTAAAGAGGCGCTGATTCAATTACTCAATCATCCATTTGAAAGTCCGAGTACAACAGAGTGGTTAGCAAAATTATCGGATGATAAAGCAGAATATCCACTTCAGTATCATATGAAAGGACGAGAAGGTATTCTTCCTCAACAAGCAGTTGAATTGATTCACCGGTTGACTGGAGGCGACGCAATTGTAACCACTGATGTAGGACAGCATCAAATGTGGGCAGCTCAATATTACCGCTTTAATCATCCGCATAATTGGGTTACTTCAGGCGGCTTAGGCACCATGGGCTTTGGGTTTCCAGCAGCTATCGGAGCACAACTCGCCAAACCGGATGACCAAGTCATAGCCATTGTAGGAGATGCTGGGTTCCAAATGACGTTGCAAGAATTATCTTTGCTTCAAGAGCTGAGACTTCCCGTAAAAATTGTTATTTTAAACAATCAAAGCTTAGGAATGGTCAGACAATGGCAAGAAACATTTTACGAATCGCGTTATTCACAGTCGTTAATGCCCATCCAACCAGATTTTGTAAAATTGGCAGAAGCTTACGATATTAAAGGCTATAAAGTAGAAACAATGGCAGAAGCGGAAGCGGTGTTTGCAGAAGCATTTAATTCAAAAGAGCCAGTCTTAATCGATTGCCGTGTGATCCAATTGGAATGTGTGTATCCGATGGTCGCACCAGGCAAAGGCTTGAATGAAATGATCGGAGTGAAAGGCGAATGAAGCGAGTCATTACAACAACGGTGATCAACCAGAGTGGTGTGTTAAACCGCGTCACGGGTTTGCTTATGAAGCGGCAGTTTAATATCGAAAGCATCTCGGTTGGTCATACAGAACAGCCTGGCATATCGAAAATGACTTTTGTCGTCAATGTAGAAGATAGAGGGAAATTAGAACAATTACTAAAACAACTACAAAAACAAATTGATGTACTTAAAGTGAACGATATTACGGAGAAAGCAATGGTCATGAGAGAGCTTGCGCTAGTAAAAGTAGTTGTACCGTCAGCAATCAGAAATGAAGTGCTCAGTATCGTTGAACCGTTTCGAGCAACAGTGGTTGATATGAGCAAAAATGTAACAACCTTTCAAGTGACAGGCGACCCGGAAAAAATTGAAGCGTTTATTGATTTAATGAAACCATATGGTGTGAAAGAACTCACTCGAACTGGGGTATCAGCCTTTGTTAGAGAAACACAAAAAGCACAAGCACCGCAATTGAATATCTTATAAAAACCCAAACTCGAGGAGGAAATTAAAAATGGCAAAAATGTATTATAACCAAGACGTAAACGAACAGGTACTTAAAGGTAAGAAAATCGCAGTAATCGGTTATGGTTCTCAAGGCCACGCACATGCACAAAATTTAAAAGAATCTGGATTTGATGTAATCGTTGGTGTACGCCCAGGTAAGTCATTTGATCAAGCGAGAGATGACGGTATGGAAGTGGCTACAGTAAAAGAAGCAGCACAAGCAGCAGATGTCATCATGATTTTAGTGCCAGATGAAAAACAAACACAAATTTACAATGCAGAAATCAAACCATCATTAAAAGCTGGCAAATCAATTGTTTTCGCACATGGCTTTAATGTTCACTTTAACCAAATTGTTGCACCTGCTGATGTAGATGTATTCCTAGTAGCTCCGAAAGGACCTGGACATCTTGTACGTCGTACGTACGAGGCTGGAGCTGGCGTCCCTGCATTATTCGCAGTTCATCAAGATGTATCGGGTCAAGCTCAAGAAGTGGCGCTTGCTTATGCAAAAGGAATTGGAGCTACACGCGCAGGCGTTTTGGAAACAACATTTAAAGAAGAAACAGAAACGGATCTATTCGGAGAACAGGCTGTTCTTTGCGGTGGTGTGACTTCTTTAGTAAAAGCTGGATTTGAAACACTTGTTGAAGCTGGATACCAACCGGAACTTGCGTATTTCGAATGCATGCACGAATTAAAATTGATTGTTGACTTAATGTACGAAGGTGGTTTGTCAGGCATGCGTTACTCAATTTCAGATACAGCACAGTGGGGAGATTTTGTATCAGGGCCACGCATTGTCGATGCAGATACAAAAGCGCGTATGAAAGATGTTCTAACGGATATCCAAACAGGGAAATTCGCAAAAGGTTGGTTGCTTGAAAATCAACTAAACCGTCCAGAATTTACGGCAATTGAAAAAGCCGAAGAGTCACACCAAATTGAACAAGTTGGACGTGAATTGCGCGCTATGATGCCATTCGTTAATGAAGGTAAGAAAACTAAACAAAAAGAGGTGGCTGCTAATGTCACAAATTGATATTTTTGATACAACATTACGAGACGGAGAACAGTCGGCCGGAATTAACTTAAATACAGCAGAAAAAATTGAAATCGCCCGTCAACTTGAACGCCTGGGCGTGACGATTATCGAATCAGGATTTCCAGCTTCATCGCCAGGAGATTTTGATGCTGTGCAGCGAATTGCAGGCACAGTAAAAAATTCAATCGTAACCGGACTTGCTCGTTCGATACAAAGTGATATTGACAAAACGTGGGAAGCGTTAAAAGGAGCGGAACAGCCGCATATCCATATCTTTTTAGCCACCTCACCTATTCATATGGAAACAAAGTTATTTAAAACACCCGAGCAAGTGGTTGAACTTGCGGTAGAATCCGTAAAATACGCACGTAAGTTTTTTCCGCTAGTTCAGTGGTCGGCGGAAGATGCTTCTCGTTCAGATCCAGAATTCTTAGCGCATATTATCCGTAAAGTCATTGAAGCTGGCGCGACGACCATTAACCTTCCAGATACAGTGGGTTACGCAACCCCTCAAGAATATGGGGCAATGTTTAAGTATATGACAGACAACGTAGCAGGAATTGAAAAAGTAAAGCTATCTGCACATTGCCATAATGATTTGGGAATGGCGACAGCCAATACACTCGCTGCGATTGAAAATGGAGCCACTCAAATTGAAGGAACCATCAATGGTATCGGAGAACGCGCGGGTAACGTCGCACTTGAGGAAATTGCGGTTGCTTTGCATATCCGAAAACAAATTTTCAATATCGAAACAGGCATTAAATTAAATGAAATTAAACGGACAAGTCAACTAGTAAGCCAGTTAACAGGTAGCTTGATTCAACCAAACAAAGCGGTAGTGGGAAAAAATGCTTTTGCCCACGAATCGGGAATTCACCAAGATGGTATGTTGAAGAACCCGTTGACTTATGAAATCATTACTCCGGAATTGATTGGTGATGTAGCTACTGAATTGGTGCTAGGTAAACATTCTGGACGCCATGCCTTTAAAGACCGTGCTATCAAAATGGGCTTTGACTTATCTGAAGAAAAGTTGAACAACGCATTCGTTGAGTTTAAGAAGCTAGCTGATCGTAAAAAAGAAATTGTGGAAGATGATTTGTATGTTTTACTAACAGATCAGCAAATTCACGATGATGAAACTCCGGTCTACAAGTTGGAAAGCGTTCAAGTTCAGTATGGTACGGCAAATATTCCGACGGCTACCGCTTCTACCTATCACCCGAACGGAGAACTAATTAGTGAAGCAGCTACGGGAGCAGGATCGGTTGAAGCAATTTTTAATACACTAGAGCGGATTGTGGAAGGCAACGTGCATATTTTAGATTACCGTGTGACTTCTATTGGTAAAGGACGTGACGCATTAGGCGAAGCAGTTATCAATATGAGTTATAACGGTGAGACAGTAACGGGACGCGACGTTGCACAAGATGTTTTAGAAGCAACAGCGAAAGCTTATTTAAACGCAGTTAATCGTCAAATTGTTCAAGTAGGAAAGAAAGTTAGGATGTCGGCGGTTTAGAAGAACAACTCAAACGAGGAGGAATTTAAAATGAAAAAAACAATAGCAGTATTGCCAGGAGACGGAATCGGACCGGAAGTGACAGATGCAGCGGTAAAAGTGCTGCAATCCATCGCAATGCGCTATGGACATACTTTTCATTTAAAGCATGCGGAAATCGGTGGCGCAGCGGTAGATCAATTTGATAACCCGCTACCTCAGCAAACCATTGATGTTTGTGAAGCGAGTGACGCAATTCTCCTCGGTGCAGTCGGTGGGACAAAGTGGGATGCTAATCCTGCTCACTTGCGTCCTGAAAAAGGGCTTTTGAACATTCGGAAGCATTTCGGCTTGTTTGCGAATCTTCGTCCGGTTAAAGCCGTGCCAGCATTGCTTAGTTCTTCTCCGTTAAAAGAAGAAGTAGCAAAAGAAGTAGACATGATCATTGTCCGCGAACTAACGGGAGGTTTGTATTTCGGTGAACCAAAACGTCGCTCAGAAAAGGCAGCTGTGGATACATTGGTTTACACAAGAGAAGAAATTGAACGTATTGTAACGCAAGCATTTGAAATTGCGCGTACACGTAGAGGCAAAGTAACTTCAGTTGATAAAGCCAATGTTTTGGAAACGAGCAAGCTATGGCGCGAAGTTGTAGAAGAACGCAAAGCTGCATATCCAGATATCGAAGTTGAACATATGCTAGTCGATTCAGCAGCCATGAAACTAATCACAGATCCACGTGCTTTCGACGTCATGGTTACAGAGAATATGTTTGGCGATATTTTGAGTGATGAAGCTTCAGTTATTACAGGATCACTTGGCATGTTGCCATCTGCGAGTATCCGTTCAGACGGTTTTGGACTGTATGAGCCTGTACACGGATCAGCACCAGACATTGCAGGTCAAAACAAAGCCAATCCAGCTGCCGCGATTTTGTCAGCTGCGATGATGCTAAAACATTCATTCGGACTGGATACAGAAGCTGCTGCTATTGAAAAAGCGGTAATGGGTGTTCTAGAAGACGGGTACTGTACGGGAGATTTAGCAGGTAATGGCAAACGAGTCGTCTCAACCGATCAATTTGTCACAAAAGTTGTTGAAGAGCTGGAACGAGAATTTGTATCAGAACATATCATGTATTCTTATGTGTAAGTAAAAGGAGCGGTTGGCATGGCAAAAACCATCATAGAAAAAATTTGGGAACAACACATTGTCTTCGAAGAGCAAGGAAAGCCGGACCTGCTGTATATCGACCTTCACTTATTGCATGAGGTGACTTCACCACAAGCGTTTGAAGGGCTTCGATTAAACGGACGCAAAGTGCGCCGGCCGGATTTGTGTTTTGCAACGATGGATCATAATGTGCCAACAAGAAATCGGGACACGATTACAGATCCCGTATCGCGTAAGCAAATCAAAACCCTGCAGGACAATTGTGACGAATTTGGTGTACCACTTGCGGGTATGAATCATCCCGACCAAGGAATTGTCCATGTTATTGGACCTGAACTAGGATTGACGCAGCCTGGTAAAACAATAGTTTGTGGCGATAGCCATACTTC includes these proteins:
- the ilvB gene encoding biosynthetic-type acetolactate synthase large subunit, translating into MGVNVQVREEVKQQLTGSGADVLIQSLKNQGVEMIFGYPGGAVLPIYDALHRNPIRHIFARHEQGAIHAAEGYARVTGKAGVVLATSGPGATNLVTGIADAMLDSLPLVIFTGQVATSVIGTDAFQEADIVGITQPITKHNYQVKKVSDLPRIVKEAFYIASTGRPGPVLVDIPKNIAAEFFLSNNADEAINLPGYQPTLQPNYLQIQKAAQLLSQAKKPLILAGAGVLAAKATTELKAFSEQHQIPITNTLLGLGSIAGEHKLFLGMAGMHGTYTANTAICDCDVLLNVGARFDDRLTGNLAHFAPNAQVIHIDIDPAEIGKNVPTAIPIVSDAKEALIQLLNHPFESPSTTEWLAKLSDDKAEYPLQYHMKGREGILPQQAVELIHRLTGGDAIVTTDVGQHQMWAAQYYRFNHPHNWVTSGGLGTMGFGFPAAIGAQLAKPDDQVIAIVGDAGFQMTLQELSLLQELRLPVKIVILNNQSLGMVRQWQETFYESRYSQSLMPIQPDFVKLAEAYDIKGYKVETMAEAEAVFAEAFNSKEPVLIDCRVIQLECVYPMVAPGKGLNEMIGVKGE
- the ilvN gene encoding acetolactate synthase small subunit — translated: MKRVITTTVINQSGVLNRVTGLLMKRQFNIESISVGHTEQPGISKMTFVVNVEDRGKLEQLLKQLQKQIDVLKVNDITEKAMVMRELALVKVVVPSAIRNEVLSIVEPFRATVVDMSKNVTTFQVTGDPEKIEAFIDLMKPYGVKELTRTGVSAFVRETQKAQAPQLNIL
- the ilvC gene encoding ketol-acid reductoisomerase; translated protein: MAKMYYNQDVNEQVLKGKKIAVIGYGSQGHAHAQNLKESGFDVIVGVRPGKSFDQARDDGMEVATVKEAAQAADVIMILVPDEKQTQIYNAEIKPSLKAGKSIVFAHGFNVHFNQIVAPADVDVFLVAPKGPGHLVRRTYEAGAGVPALFAVHQDVSGQAQEVALAYAKGIGATRAGVLETTFKEETETDLFGEQAVLCGGVTSLVKAGFETLVEAGYQPELAYFECMHELKLIVDLMYEGGLSGMRYSISDTAQWGDFVSGPRIVDADTKARMKDVLTDIQTGKFAKGWLLENQLNRPEFTAIEKAEESHQIEQVGRELRAMMPFVNEGKKTKQKEVAANVTN
- a CDS encoding 2-isopropylmalate synthase: MSQIDIFDTTLRDGEQSAGINLNTAEKIEIARQLERLGVTIIESGFPASSPGDFDAVQRIAGTVKNSIVTGLARSIQSDIDKTWEALKGAEQPHIHIFLATSPIHMETKLFKTPEQVVELAVESVKYARKFFPLVQWSAEDASRSDPEFLAHIIRKVIEAGATTINLPDTVGYATPQEYGAMFKYMTDNVAGIEKVKLSAHCHNDLGMATANTLAAIENGATQIEGTINGIGERAGNVALEEIAVALHIRKQIFNIETGIKLNEIKRTSQLVSQLTGSLIQPNKAVVGKNAFAHESGIHQDGMLKNPLTYEIITPELIGDVATELVLGKHSGRHAFKDRAIKMGFDLSEEKLNNAFVEFKKLADRKKEIVEDDLYVLLTDQQIHDDETPVYKLESVQVQYGTANIPTATASTYHPNGELISEAATGAGSVEAIFNTLERIVEGNVHILDYRVTSIGKGRDALGEAVINMSYNGETVTGRDVAQDVLEATAKAYLNAVNRQIVQVGKKVRMSAV
- the leuB gene encoding 3-isopropylmalate dehydrogenase, which gives rise to MKKTIAVLPGDGIGPEVTDAAVKVLQSIAMRYGHTFHLKHAEIGGAAVDQFDNPLPQQTIDVCEASDAILLGAVGGTKWDANPAHLRPEKGLLNIRKHFGLFANLRPVKAVPALLSSSPLKEEVAKEVDMIIVRELTGGLYFGEPKRRSEKAAVDTLVYTREEIERIVTQAFEIARTRRGKVTSVDKANVLETSKLWREVVEERKAAYPDIEVEHMLVDSAAMKLITDPRAFDVMVTENMFGDILSDEASVITGSLGMLPSASIRSDGFGLYEPVHGSAPDIAGQNKANPAAAILSAAMMLKHSFGLDTEAAAIEKAVMGVLEDGYCTGDLAGNGKRVVSTDQFVTKVVEELEREFVSEHIMYSYV